In Bradyrhizobium erythrophlei, a single genomic region encodes these proteins:
- a CDS encoding TadE/TadG family type IV pilus assembly protein produces MPPSAAPNAKANIFRRFGRNSRASAAVEFALVAPVFFALLFAVIETAIMFFASQVLESVAQDAARQILTGQSQSAGYTSAQFTTQVICKQSQPLFNCNTIGVDVESDPAQFSNLAITNPVTNGSYDPTKLKFNPGTSCSVVTVTLYYPWQMFVTGLGYNISNLSGGIRLLSATAAFRNEPYTGVCAT; encoded by the coding sequence ATGCCACCGTCCGCTGCGCCAAACGCCAAAGCAAATATCTTCCGCCGCTTCGGCCGCAATAGCCGGGCATCGGCGGCGGTCGAATTCGCGCTGGTTGCGCCGGTCTTCTTCGCCCTGCTGTTTGCGGTCATCGAAACCGCGATCATGTTCTTTGCGAGCCAGGTCCTCGAAAGCGTCGCGCAGGACGCGGCGCGCCAGATCCTGACCGGGCAATCCCAGTCCGCGGGCTATACCTCGGCGCAATTCACGACCCAGGTCATCTGCAAGCAGTCCCAGCCCCTGTTTAACTGCAACACCATCGGCGTCGATGTTGAGAGCGATCCGGCGCAATTCTCGAATCTAGCCATCACAAATCCCGTGACGAACGGAAGTTACGACCCCACCAAGCTCAAATTCAACCCCGGCACGTCGTGCAGCGTCGTCACCGTCACGCTCTATTATCCGTGGCAGATGTTCGTCACCGGGCTCGGCTACAACATCTCAAATCTGAGCGGCGGTATCCGCTTGCTCAGTGCAACCGCGGCCTTCCGCAACGAGCCTTACACCGGGGTTTGCGCGACATGA